The following proteins come from a genomic window of Terribacillus aidingensis:
- a CDS encoding nucleoside hydrolase yields MKKVILDVDTGIDDAIGIMLAVKSEALDVVGITTVSGNVSLETATTNTAKILDLLEDDKTPIFSGAAKPLTRKPHFEHRVHGEDGIGGALKGVATHRKIQEQSAADFIQNQVMAAPGDITLIMTGPLTNLAEAVQQYPEIVSAVKEVIFMGGVVKGVGNVTPVAEYNMFADPEAASIVFEAGFQSLTQVGLDVTRSALLKDEHIDLIQNPVLQDYVRTSTATYRNSYFERNGVWACAMHDPLAVAIAIDSELVKTEWLHVTMETNSTYCDGQTVCDFQNRLGHPANMHVCLELDEARFFDLFLKLLNA; encoded by the coding sequence ATGAAGAAAGTCATATTGGATGTAGATACTGGTATTGATGATGCAATTGGAATCATGCTTGCTGTGAAAAGCGAGGCGCTAGATGTCGTTGGTATCACGACAGTCAGCGGCAATGTCTCTTTGGAAACCGCTACGACTAACACAGCCAAGATACTCGATTTGCTTGAAGATGATAAGACTCCTATATTCTCGGGGGCTGCCAAACCGCTGACCCGGAAACCTCATTTCGAGCATCGTGTACATGGAGAAGACGGTATTGGAGGCGCACTGAAAGGTGTTGCTACGCACCGTAAGATACAAGAACAATCTGCAGCTGATTTTATACAAAACCAAGTCATGGCCGCACCAGGCGACATCACATTGATCATGACAGGTCCACTGACTAATCTGGCTGAGGCCGTACAGCAGTATCCTGAAATTGTATCGGCAGTCAAAGAAGTCATCTTTATGGGTGGTGTCGTGAAAGGGGTTGGCAATGTAACGCCGGTGGCGGAGTATAACATGTTCGCTGACCCAGAAGCTGCATCCATTGTTTTCGAAGCAGGGTTCCAGTCCTTAACACAAGTCGGACTGGACGTTACGAGAAGTGCTTTGCTGAAGGATGAACATATTGATTTAATACAGAACCCAGTATTACAGGATTATGTTCGGACAAGCACTGCGACATACCGCAATAGCTATTTTGAGCGGAATGGCGTATGGGCTTGTGCAATGCATGACCCGCTAGCCGTTGCGATTGCGATAGATTCCGAGCTGGTAAAAACAGAATGGCTGCACGTTACGATGGAGACAAACAGTACCTACTGTGACGGTCAGACTGTCTGCGATTTCCAGAACCGTCTAGGACATCCGGCGAATATGCATGTTTGTCTAGAGCTAGATGAAGCTCGTTTCTTCGACCTCTTTCTCAAGCTGTTGAACGCTTAG
- a CDS encoding ABC transporter permease has protein sequence MRNYYKYLLILPGVLFLTIFMLVPIGMTIISTFFPNEAAADTSNYASLFRDSYFLEILWTTLRVSLLTTILCMVIGFPAAYFIARLSAKMKAVLLILTIFPLLTSPVVRSFSWMVIIGRNGLVNEALMGIGIIQEPLEILYTPTAVIIGLVHLFLPLTIITLVGVMESIESDLLTAAASLGASRFGVFTKVVLPLCVPGLVIGAILVFVGSFTAYTTPALLGGQQRVLSTLLYQNANTLNDWHMASILAAIMIVVTLIVITCMNLLANRLNPRR, from the coding sequence ATGCGAAATTATTATAAGTATCTCCTGATCTTGCCGGGGGTTCTATTTCTAACAATTTTCATGCTCGTCCCAATCGGCATGACAATCATTTCGACCTTCTTTCCAAATGAAGCAGCAGCTGATACAAGCAATTACGCCAGTCTTTTCCGGGATTCATACTTTTTGGAGATTCTATGGACAACACTGCGGGTAAGCCTTTTGACTACTATCCTTTGTATGGTGATTGGTTTCCCGGCTGCGTATTTTATTGCAAGATTGTCTGCGAAAATGAAGGCAGTCCTGTTGATTTTGACTATATTCCCGCTGCTGACGAGTCCTGTTGTGCGTTCCTTCAGCTGGATGGTCATCATTGGCCGCAATGGGCTGGTCAATGAAGCATTAATGGGAATTGGCATTATACAGGAACCTTTGGAAATTCTGTATACGCCAACTGCCGTCATCATCGGGCTTGTCCACCTCTTCCTGCCATTGACCATCATTACATTGGTTGGTGTTATGGAAAGTATTGAGTCAGATTTGCTGACGGCAGCTGCGAGCCTTGGTGCTAGCCGATTTGGAGTGTTTACGAAGGTAGTCCTGCCGCTTTGCGTACCTGGTTTAGTAATTGGTGCTATTTTGGTTTTCGTCGGCAGTTTTACCGCGTATACGACGCCTGCTTTGCTAGGAGGTCAGCAGCGTGTCCTTTCGACGCTGCTCTATCAAAATGCTAATACATTAAATGACTGGCATATGGCCAGTATTCTAGCTGCCATCATGATTGTTGTGACGCTCATTGTTATCACATGCATGAATTTACTGGCAAATAGATTGAATCCGAGGAGGTAG
- a CDS encoding ABC transporter permease — MREKNIGLGIFTFLVFVFLLGPLVIISVTSFEQGTVLRFPPESFSLDWYKNIFEVSGFLETFKVSIYLSLAGNLLALLIGIPAAYALNRFDFKGKALLEGIFVSPIIIPGIVLGFTFLRFFITYYQLPIYAGLFIGHTVIMLPFIIRVVSSSLANFDFSIEEAAVSLGASRIGTFFKVVLPNIKSGIIAGVLIAFLESFNNVDISVFMTGPGVSTLPIEMLTYVQNYFDPTIAALSVVLMIITALFMFFVERLLGLSYFTKR, encoded by the coding sequence ATGCGGGAAAAAAATATAGGACTTGGTATATTCACGTTTCTAGTATTCGTTTTCTTGCTGGGGCCATTGGTGATTATTTCTGTCACTTCTTTTGAACAGGGGACAGTACTTCGGTTTCCGCCAGAATCCTTCTCGCTCGATTGGTATAAAAATATATTCGAGGTGAGCGGTTTTCTGGAAACGTTCAAGGTTTCCATCTATCTCTCCTTGGCTGGCAACCTGCTTGCGCTGTTGATTGGCATACCAGCAGCTTATGCCTTGAATCGATTCGATTTTAAAGGGAAGGCGCTTTTGGAAGGTATATTCGTATCCCCGATCATCATTCCGGGTATCGTGCTAGGTTTTACGTTCCTGCGCTTTTTCATAACATACTATCAGCTTCCGATCTATGCAGGTCTGTTTATCGGGCATACTGTCATTATGCTGCCCTTCATTATCCGTGTCGTCTCTTCAAGCCTAGCTAACTTTGATTTTTCCATCGAAGAGGCGGCAGTCAGTTTAGGGGCAAGCAGAATCGGTACTTTCTTCAAAGTAGTTCTGCCGAATATCAAATCCGGTATCATAGCCGGAGTTCTGATCGCATTCCTGGAATCATTCAATAATGTGGACATTTCGGTCTTCATGACTGGACCTGGCGTAAGCACACTGCCAATTGAAATGCTCACGTATGTGCAGAATTACTTCGATCCGACCATCGCTGCTTTATCCGTTGTATTGATGATCATCACAGCTTTATTCATGTTCTTTGTCGAACGGTTGCTTGGCTTATCTTATTTCACGAAACGGTAA
- a CDS encoding ABC transporter ATP-binding protein: MSLFTLQDVAVAYQKQSILQDFNLSIGEGELVSLLGPSGCGKTTTLRLIAGFLQSKQGKFLFREKDYTKVPVNKRNFGFVFQNYALFPHMTVFDNVAFGLRQRKVSKASIKDRVLRVLDIVSLKGFEERFPAALSGGQKQRVAIARALVIEPDLLLFDEPLSNLDANLRVNMRVEIRRIQQELGITTVYVSHDQEECFSISDKVAIMNKGIIEQLSDPATIYRQPKTKFVADFIGFKNFIQFDSRRQEADEIAATVQGITLTVQQQDNAAGLVGAIRPDDLRLYPVDAAPMSVENAVQGKVLISTYLGRSYQYEVQTSIGQFTVNDDAAAAPLANGQDVILEIPKKQIVLVD, translated from the coding sequence ATGTCTTTGTTTACGCTGCAGGACGTCGCGGTTGCTTATCAGAAACAATCTATTCTTCAAGACTTCAATTTGTCTATCGGAGAAGGGGAACTCGTTTCCCTTCTTGGTCCAAGTGGTTGCGGGAAGACGACCACGCTTCGATTGATTGCTGGATTCCTGCAATCAAAACAAGGTAAATTCTTGTTCCGCGAGAAGGATTATACGAAAGTTCCGGTAAACAAACGCAATTTCGGCTTTGTTTTTCAAAATTATGCTTTGTTCCCGCATATGACGGTATTCGATAATGTTGCGTTCGGCTTGCGTCAGCGAAAAGTATCGAAAGCGTCGATCAAGGATAGAGTGCTGCGGGTGCTTGATATTGTCAGTTTGAAAGGTTTCGAAGAACGCTTTCCAGCTGCATTGTCAGGCGGACAGAAGCAGCGTGTCGCAATTGCCAGAGCGTTAGTCATTGAGCCGGATCTCCTGTTATTCGATGAACCTTTAAGCAACTTGGATGCCAACCTGCGTGTGAATATGCGCGTGGAGATCAGAAGGATACAGCAAGAGCTTGGCATTACGACAGTATACGTCTCGCATGACCAGGAAGAGTGCTTTTCCATTTCGGACAAGGTAGCCATCATGAATAAAGGGATCATTGAACAGTTAAGTGATCCTGCTACTATCTACAGACAGCCGAAGACGAAATTTGTCGCGGACTTCATCGGATTCAAGAACTTCATCCAATTCGACAGCCGACGTCAGGAGGCAGATGAAATCGCTGCAACTGTACAAGGAATAACTTTAACTGTTCAGCAGCAGGACAATGCCGCTGGATTGGTAGGAGCAATCAGACCGGATGATCTGCGTCTGTATCCAGTGGATGCAGCACCAATGTCGGTGGAGAATGCTGTACAAGGGAAAGTACTGATCAGCACGTATCTAGGCCGCAGTTATCAATATGAAGTGCAAACGAGTATTGGGCAGTTCACCGTAAATGATGATGCTGCAGCAGCACCACTGGCAAATGGCCAGGACGTTATACTCGAGATTCCAAAGAAACAAATCGTGCTCGTCGATTAG
- a CDS encoding adenine deaminase C-terminal domain-containing protein has protein sequence MLVDLLIRNVRVFNSYRKKFIDADVAMLDGKFLYIGKKDTDKLEPENVIDGAGRYMVPGLIDIHLHIESTMITPSSFSYGIIQNGVTTIVPEPHEMANVFGVDGVKSMMEASADCAVDMFYAIPSSVPATSMETTGGEIDIHDIDALMLSGNIQCLGEIMNYYDVISAPDSKTNRILEHVRQAYPQLIIEGHVPKILNLELQRMIYAGVDSDHTHQTVEGMEQRINAGMFVELQEKSMTQEIIDYVIENDVSEHFCFVTDDVMADKLLEEGHLNQLVQKAIVMGMKPEQAIYAATAAPAKRMQMKDRGIIAPGKIADFILLDDLHTFSIQEVFKRGQQVYDKDAVKEQIVLEPQFPPFYYESIKLNELRHDDFLLLNETDESDAQYRVMEIKDGSTFTTERHVRLAIESGQVQWQEAGLALVMTAERYGKNGNRAFGLLTGDMLKEGAIATTYSHDNHNLLVIGRDIDDMVLAANEVIRHQGGICCVKDGQVLSMVQLPVGGILSEAPLKEVAAQVSDLTKSIKSLGYKHYNVLMSISTLSLPVSPALKLTDQGYIRVNEGHIVPLGV, from the coding sequence ATGCTTGTTGATTTACTGATCCGTAACGTGCGGGTATTTAACAGCTATCGAAAGAAATTCATCGATGCCGATGTTGCTATGCTGGATGGGAAATTCCTTTATATCGGTAAAAAAGATACCGATAAACTGGAGCCAGAAAATGTGATAGATGGAGCAGGAAGGTACATGGTACCAGGTTTGATTGATATTCATTTGCATATTGAGAGTACGATGATCACGCCCTCATCCTTCTCTTATGGCATCATTCAAAACGGCGTGACGACTATTGTGCCTGAACCCCACGAGATGGCAAATGTTTTCGGAGTAGACGGTGTGAAAAGCATGATGGAGGCAAGTGCGGATTGCGCGGTGGACATGTTTTATGCTATTCCAAGCTCCGTGCCGGCCACATCGATGGAGACGACAGGCGGAGAGATTGATATCCATGATATCGATGCGCTGATGCTGTCAGGTAATATACAATGCCTTGGTGAGATTATGAACTATTATGATGTTATATCAGCTCCTGATAGTAAGACGAATCGTATCCTGGAGCATGTAAGACAAGCATATCCCCAGTTAATTATTGAAGGTCATGTACCAAAGATTTTGAATCTTGAACTGCAGCGAATGATTTATGCCGGTGTCGATTCCGATCATACGCATCAGACAGTAGAAGGCATGGAGCAGCGAATCAATGCAGGAATGTTTGTAGAATTGCAGGAAAAATCTATGACGCAGGAAATCATAGATTACGTAATTGAAAACGATGTAAGTGAACATTTCTGCTTTGTAACGGATGACGTCATGGCAGATAAATTGCTGGAAGAAGGGCACCTGAACCAGCTTGTCCAAAAGGCTATAGTTATGGGGATGAAGCCGGAGCAGGCAATATATGCAGCTACTGCTGCACCTGCAAAACGAATGCAGATGAAGGACCGAGGTATAATAGCTCCTGGGAAGATAGCTGATTTCATCTTGCTTGATGATTTACATACTTTCTCCATCCAAGAAGTTTTCAAGCGCGGACAACAAGTTTACGATAAGGACGCTGTAAAGGAGCAAATCGTTCTTGAACCACAATTTCCTCCATTCTACTATGAGAGCATTAAGCTGAATGAACTGAGGCATGACGATTTTCTTCTATTGAATGAAACTGACGAAAGTGATGCTCAGTACCGTGTTATGGAAATAAAAGATGGTTCGACATTCACGACAGAACGGCATGTTCGTTTGGCTATTGAATCTGGACAGGTGCAATGGCAGGAAGCAGGACTTGCGCTTGTCATGACTGCGGAAAGATATGGGAAGAACGGTAATCGTGCCTTTGGTCTGTTAACAGGGGATATGCTGAAAGAGGGGGCGATTGCCACTACATATTCGCATGATAACCATAACTTGCTTGTTATCGGTCGTGATATAGATGATATGGTCCTCGCGGCAAATGAAGTGATTCGTCATCAAGGCGGCATCTGCTGTGTGAAGGATGGTCAAGTTCTATCTATGGTGCAATTGCCTGTTGGGGGTATTCTGTCGGAAGCACCATTGAAGGAAGTGGCAGCACAAGTTTCTGACCTGACAAAGTCTATTAAATCACTCGGTTACAAGCATTATAATGTTCTTATGTCGATCAGTACCCTCTCGCTGCCGGTAAGTCCTGCATTGAAATTGACGGATCAAGGCTATATCAGGGTGAACGAGGGACATATCGTACCTTTGGGAGTTTAG